Proteins from one Periplaneta americana isolate PAMFEO1 chromosome 6, P.americana_PAMFEO1_priV1, whole genome shotgun sequence genomic window:
- the LOC138701131 gene encoding sterol O-acyltransferase 1 isoform X2, translated as MVNERKVRGNRRYQRLQATLVEEVDEKLSVMVGKVLQEIEQNSMPEQHRYVLVDDGHKYQNRTKPKKDGVLPEKQFMARNSLLTDLFEIKHIQTIYNIFIVILIILFINTAVYDLVIAGKLDLGIDLILWNFQGFPMIFFLWLCLSVTTVLLFCCFNMWATQRIRWVPSSLGRKCWDYGWLAILIIYQILFLCIPAIKVLKSNLAPAISMAILMEQVRLMMKTYAFVRSNIPRALAYKSHQSGDKEMIACPGFSKFLYFLFAPTLVYRDDYPRTKEIRWKFVVWCFLEVIGVIFYVAFVFERFLIPIYRDFGLKSHRNTPLSESIVVGMFGSMMPSMLVMLCAFYCLLHSWMNAFAEMLRFADRMFYKDWWTASSHAAYYRLWNIVVHDWLYTYIYKDFNENVSPRKRWVSTLMVFVVSAVFHEYILALTFRFFYPMLFIAFAGIGVILMFLTKDFMSGGNIFVWLLLCIGTGILTCLYGFEWYARINCPQVLDPVLDFFVPRSWTCTTV; from the exons atggtgaacgaaagaaaagttcggggcaacagaagatatcag AGATTGCAAGCTACTCTTGTTGAAGAAGTAGATGAGAAGTTATCAGTGATGGTGGGTAAGGTACTGCAGGAGATTGAACAGAACAGTATGCCTGAACAGCATCGTTATGTCCTGGTTGATGATGGACACAAGTATCAGAATAGAAC GAAACCCAAGAAAGATGGTGTGTTACCAGAAAAGCAGTTCATGGCTAGGAATTCCCTTCTCACGGATTTGTTCGAGattaaacacatccaaacaatTTACAATATCTTCATTGTCATTCTCATTATTCTATTCATTAATACGGCAGTATACGACCTTGTCATTGCTGGGAA GTTGGATTTGGGGATTGATTTAATCCTTTGGAACTTTCAAGGTTTTCCTATGATTTTCTTCCTCTGGTTGTGCTTGTCAGTCACGACAGTTTTGTTATTTTGCTGCTTCAATATGTGGGCAACACAGAGGATTAGATGGGTACCAAGTT CTTTAGGAAGAAAATGTTGGGATTATGGTTGGCTTGCTATACTTATCATATATCAgatactatttctttgtattcctGCCATAAAAGTTCTGAAGAGCAACCTCGCTCCAGCAATATCAATGGCTATTCTAATGGAGCAG GTGCGCCTTATGATGAAGACATATGCATTTGTTCGAAGTAACATACCTCGTGCTCTGGCCTACAAATCTCATCAGTCTGGTGATAAAGAAATGATTGCATGTCCaggattttcaaaatttttatattttctgtttgcCCCAACACTAGTATACAGGGATGATTATCCTAG GACGAAAGAAATCCGGTGGAAGTTTGTGGTATGGTGCTTCCTAGAAGTGATTGGTGTTATATTCTATGTGGCATTTGTTTTCGAGAGGTTCTTGATACCAATATACCGAGACTTCGGACTAAAGAGTCATCGGAACACTCCCCTTTCCGAATCTATCGTTGTGGGGATGTTCGGTAGTATGATGCCCTCCATGCTGGTCATGCTGTGCGCATTTTACTGCCTTCTGCACTCCTGGATGAATGCTTTTGCTGAGATGCTACGCTTTGCAGACCGGATGTTTTATAAG GACTGGTGGACAGCATCATCACATGCAGCATACTATCGTCTGTGGAACATTGTTGTTCATGATTGGCTGTACACTTACATCTACAAGGATTTCAATGAGAATGTGAGTCCAAGAAAACGCTGGGTGTCAACACTAATGGTGTTTGTTGTGTCAGCTGTCTTCCATGAATACATCCTGGCCCTCACTTTCCGATTTTTCTATCCAATGCTATTTATAGCATTTGCAGGAATTGGAG taattttgATGTTCTTGACGAAGGATTTTATGTCTGGAGGGAACATCTTTGTGTGGCTTCTCCTCTGTATTGGAACTGGTATTCTTACTTGCCTGTATGGCTTTGAATGGTACGCACGTATCAACTGTCCACAAGTTCTG GATCCTGTTTTGGATTTCTTTGTGCCTCGATCGTGGACATGTACAACAGTCTAG
- the LOC138701131 gene encoding sterol O-acyltransferase 1 isoform X1: protein MESRQQNGYERENGIPTSIHLLQKDGLMNRARGPAVEEMDSVTLRKMSIQTVRENVQRLQATLVEEVDEKLSVMVGKVLQEIEQNSMPEQHRYVLVDDGHKYQNRTKPKKDGVLPEKQFMARNSLLTDLFEIKHIQTIYNIFIVILIILFINTAVYDLVIAGKLDLGIDLILWNFQGFPMIFFLWLCLSVTTVLLFCCFNMWATQRIRWVPSSLGRKCWDYGWLAILIIYQILFLCIPAIKVLKSNLAPAISMAILMEQVRLMMKTYAFVRSNIPRALAYKSHQSGDKEMIACPGFSKFLYFLFAPTLVYRDDYPRTKEIRWKFVVWCFLEVIGVIFYVAFVFERFLIPIYRDFGLKSHRNTPLSESIVVGMFGSMMPSMLVMLCAFYCLLHSWMNAFAEMLRFADRMFYKDWWTASSHAAYYRLWNIVVHDWLYTYIYKDFNENVSPRKRWVSTLMVFVVSAVFHEYILALTFRFFYPMLFIAFAGIGVILMFLTKDFMSGGNIFVWLLLCIGTGILTCLYGFEWYARINCPQVLDPVLDFFVPRSWTCTTV from the exons ATGGAAAGCCGTCAACAAAACGGATATGAAAGGGAAAACGGAATTCCAACAAGTATTCATTTATTACAAAAGGATGGGCTCATGAACAGAG CACGTGGGCCAGCAGTAGAGGAAATGGACTCTGTCACACTTAGAAAAATGTCCATACAAACAGTTCGTGAGAATGTGCAG AGATTGCAAGCTACTCTTGTTGAAGAAGTAGATGAGAAGTTATCAGTGATGGTGGGTAAGGTACTGCAGGAGATTGAACAGAACAGTATGCCTGAACAGCATCGTTATGTCCTGGTTGATGATGGACACAAGTATCAGAATAGAAC GAAACCCAAGAAAGATGGTGTGTTACCAGAAAAGCAGTTCATGGCTAGGAATTCCCTTCTCACGGATTTGTTCGAGattaaacacatccaaacaatTTACAATATCTTCATTGTCATTCTCATTATTCTATTCATTAATACGGCAGTATACGACCTTGTCATTGCTGGGAA GTTGGATTTGGGGATTGATTTAATCCTTTGGAACTTTCAAGGTTTTCCTATGATTTTCTTCCTCTGGTTGTGCTTGTCAGTCACGACAGTTTTGTTATTTTGCTGCTTCAATATGTGGGCAACACAGAGGATTAGATGGGTACCAAGTT CTTTAGGAAGAAAATGTTGGGATTATGGTTGGCTTGCTATACTTATCATATATCAgatactatttctttgtattcctGCCATAAAAGTTCTGAAGAGCAACCTCGCTCCAGCAATATCAATGGCTATTCTAATGGAGCAG GTGCGCCTTATGATGAAGACATATGCATTTGTTCGAAGTAACATACCTCGTGCTCTGGCCTACAAATCTCATCAGTCTGGTGATAAAGAAATGATTGCATGTCCaggattttcaaaatttttatattttctgtttgcCCCAACACTAGTATACAGGGATGATTATCCTAG GACGAAAGAAATCCGGTGGAAGTTTGTGGTATGGTGCTTCCTAGAAGTGATTGGTGTTATATTCTATGTGGCATTTGTTTTCGAGAGGTTCTTGATACCAATATACCGAGACTTCGGACTAAAGAGTCATCGGAACACTCCCCTTTCCGAATCTATCGTTGTGGGGATGTTCGGTAGTATGATGCCCTCCATGCTGGTCATGCTGTGCGCATTTTACTGCCTTCTGCACTCCTGGATGAATGCTTTTGCTGAGATGCTACGCTTTGCAGACCGGATGTTTTATAAG GACTGGTGGACAGCATCATCACATGCAGCATACTATCGTCTGTGGAACATTGTTGTTCATGATTGGCTGTACACTTACATCTACAAGGATTTCAATGAGAATGTGAGTCCAAGAAAACGCTGGGTGTCAACACTAATGGTGTTTGTTGTGTCAGCTGTCTTCCATGAATACATCCTGGCCCTCACTTTCCGATTTTTCTATCCAATGCTATTTATAGCATTTGCAGGAATTGGAG taattttgATGTTCTTGACGAAGGATTTTATGTCTGGAGGGAACATCTTTGTGTGGCTTCTCCTCTGTATTGGAACTGGTATTCTTACTTGCCTGTATGGCTTTGAATGGTACGCACGTATCAACTGTCCACAAGTTCTG GATCCTGTTTTGGATTTCTTTGTGCCTCGATCGTGGACATGTACAACAGTCTAG